From one Planktothrix agardhii NIES-204 genomic stretch:
- the dnaG gene encoding DNA primase: MLTPRIHPETIEEVKERADIYDIVSEKVSLKRRGKDFVGLCPFHDEKTPSFTVSPTKQMFYCFGCGAAGNAIKFIMDLDKSSFSETVLELAKRYQVPVKTLEPEKRQELQRQISLREQLYEILAIATGFYQYTLRQPEGIQALDYLKLKRNLKENTIQYFQLGYAPQGWETLYDYLVEQKHFPAELVEQAGLIVPRKTGNGYYDRFRDRLMIPIHDSQGKIIGFGGRSLGDELPKYLNSPETELFDKGKTLFALDKAKNAISKQDQAIVVEGYFDVIALHTAGIENAVASLGTALSLNQVRQLVRYTESKQIILNFDADAAGNKAAERAIGEIEDLAYQGYINLRILNIPSGKDPDEFLTHNSAEDYQKLLVNAPFWIDWQIQRLLIGKNLETVAQSQQVSKQMVELLRKIENGMQRTHYIQYCAELLSQGQNRLISLLAKNLQTQVNKYHSEPSKNKQSSDTLVNINSERSLLEEAEVKLLRIYLHCPEYRPMIVDGLEARDLQFSLAHHRFLWREIAQIEARFEKSLDPVDLILELQQVCLDKNQQTKQFYHLFYLDEHTEIDICRAQLVIRSSIASIETVICQKRRDMALKLWGETDVAQQQNLAQKYYQQIDAETKWMWELKRIRDTQFHDLISVPLGGMGN; the protein is encoded by the coding sequence ATGCTGACTCCCCGGATTCATCCAGAAACCATAGAAGAAGTCAAAGAAAGGGCGGATATTTATGATATCGTGTCCGAAAAAGTTTCCTTGAAACGACGGGGGAAAGATTTTGTCGGTTTATGTCCTTTTCATGATGAAAAAACCCCTAGTTTTACGGTGAGTCCCACGAAACAAATGTTTTATTGTTTTGGATGTGGGGCGGCGGGAAATGCGATTAAATTTATTATGGATTTGGATAAAAGTTCTTTTAGTGAGACGGTTTTAGAGTTAGCTAAACGGTATCAAGTTCCTGTGAAGACTTTGGAACCGGAAAAACGTCAGGAATTACAAAGACAGATTTCTTTACGAGAACAATTATATGAGATTTTAGCGATCGCTACGGGTTTTTATCAATATACTTTAAGACAACCGGAAGGAATTCAAGCCTTAGATTATTTAAAATTAAAACGCAATCTCAAAGAAAATACTATTCAATATTTTCAGTTAGGATATGCCCCCCAAGGATGGGAAACACTGTATGATTATTTGGTAGAACAAAAACATTTTCCGGCGGAATTAGTCGAACAAGCCGGGTTAATTGTACCTCGAAAAACGGGCAATGGATATTATGATCGGTTTAGAGATCGGTTGATGATTCCGATTCATGATAGTCAAGGAAAAATTATTGGATTTGGGGGCAGAAGTTTAGGGGATGAACTGCCAAAATATCTTAATTCTCCTGAAACTGAATTATTTGATAAAGGTAAGACTTTATTTGCATTAGATAAAGCTAAAAATGCGATTAGTAAGCAAGATCAAGCGATTGTTGTTGAGGGATATTTTGATGTAATTGCTTTACATACCGCCGGAATAGAAAATGCTGTGGCTTCTTTAGGGACTGCGTTAAGTTTGAATCAAGTTCGGCAGTTAGTTAGATATACGGAATCTAAACAAATTATTCTTAATTTTGATGCAGATGCTGCCGGGAATAAAGCCGCCGAAAGGGCGATCGGAGAAATTGAAGATCTAGCTTATCAAGGTTATATTAATTTACGGATTTTAAATATTCCTTCTGGTAAAGATCCCGATGAATTTTTAACTCATAATTCTGCTGAAGATTATCAAAAATTATTGGTTAATGCTCCATTTTGGATTGATTGGCAAATTCAACGGTTATTAATTGGAAAAAATCTTGAAACCGTTGCCCAGTCGCAGCAAGTCTCAAAACAAATGGTAGAATTATTGAGAAAAATCGAGAATGGAATGCAACGCACCCATTATATTCAATACTGTGCTGAACTTCTGAGTCAAGGACAAAATCGGTTAATTTCTTTATTGGCTAAAAATTTACAAACTCAAGTCAATAAATATCATTCAGAACCATCAAAAAATAAACAATCTTCTGATACTTTAGTTAACATTAATTCTGAGCGGAGTTTATTAGAAGAAGCAGAAGTTAAACTCCTCAGAATATATCTCCATTGTCCCGAATATCGTCCAATGATTGTTGATGGGTTAGAAGCAAGAGATTTACAGTTTAGTTTAGCTCATCATCGGTTTTTATGGCGAGAAATTGCCCAAATTGAGGCTCGATTTGAAAAGAGTTTAGATCCGGTGGATTTAATTCTGGAATTGCAACAAGTTTGTTTAGATAAAAATCAACAAACAAAACAATTTTATCATCTATTTTATCTGGATGAACATACAGAAATTGATATTTGCCGCGCCCAATTAGTTATTCGCAGTTCTATTGCGTCCATTGAAACCGTTATTTGTCAAAAAAGACGAGATATGGCATTAAAATTATGGGGAGAAACCGATGTTGCTCAACAGCAGAATTTAGCTCAAAAATATTATCAACAAATCGACGCAGAAACCAAATGGATGTGGGAATTAAAAAGAATTAGAGATACCCAATTTCATGATTTAATTTCTGTTC
- a CDS encoding serine/threonine protein kinase has protein sequence MSYKTGDVIGKYTVSRDFDSTNGGQCQWGFAKAKAGAEEVFIKKFLSPVYPGNSAPGSEKGKQKRRDQCEVFEKKQLAIMKALSACGDGGLVVRTIDFFKHGDDHGSHYFKVSQKVDTSTLSDQVHDLEMKKRLFVMLTAAGALKILHGSRIIHLDLKPDNILIQEWGSSLIAKIIDFDNSILEGEPTTPEVLVGDQVYYSPEFAEYINTEGKTPAPNQKSDIFSLGLIFCQYWTGSLPNYPKRYQYAYQTVSTDPILTLPECLSGEIPPPSPSRLTIGKGLTRSKSYSNPTHNKLKLLIEKMLVLKPENRPSIVEVHRILKHLYHHDTLPKENIDTTSSSAEIKTDGTRVKTNFKKD, from the coding sequence ATGTCTTACAAAACAGGCGATGTTATTGGTAAATATACCGTCAGTCGTGATTTTGACAGCACTAATGGCGGTCAGTGTCAATGGGGATTTGCAAAAGCAAAAGCGGGAGCAGAGGAGGTTTTTATTAAAAAATTCTTAAGTCCTGTTTATCCAGGTAACTCTGCACCAGGAAGTGAAAAAGGGAAACAAAAAAGACGAGATCAATGTGAAGTTTTTGAAAAAAAACAGTTAGCTATTATGAAAGCTCTTTCCGCTTGTGGTGATGGCGGGTTAGTCGTCAGGACAATAGACTTCTTTAAACATGGTGATGATCATGGAAGTCATTACTTTAAAGTTTCTCAAAAAGTTGATACTAGCACCTTATCTGATCAAGTCCATGACTTGGAAATGAAAAAACGGCTGTTTGTTATGTTAACAGCAGCAGGAGCTTTAAAGATTCTTCATGGGAGTAGAATTATTCACCTTGATCTCAAACCCGATAATATTCTGATTCAAGAATGGGGAAGTAGTTTAATCGCTAAGATTATTGATTTTGATAATAGTATATTAGAAGGAGAGCCAACAACACCAGAAGTTTTAGTGGGAGATCAAGTCTACTATTCACCAGAGTTTGCTGAATATATTAATACAGAAGGTAAAACTCCAGCACCCAATCAAAAATCTGATATTTTTTCACTAGGTTTAATTTTTTGTCAATACTGGACAGGTTCACTCCCAAACTATCCCAAACGTTATCAATACGCTTATCAAACAGTTTCCACCGATCCAATATTAACACTTCCTGAGTGTTTAAGCGGTGAAATTCCTCCACCAAGCCCAAGTCGCCTCACTATTGGCAAGGGTTTGACGCGCAGTAAAAGCTATTCTAATCCCACCCATAATAAACTCAAACTATTAATTGAAAAAATGTTAGTTTTAAAGCCAGAAAATCGCCCGTCTATTGTAGAAGTTCATAGGATTTTAAAACATCTTTATCATCATGATACCCTACCAAAAGAAAATATAGATACAACTTCATCTAGTGCAGAAATAAAAACGGATGGAACTCGAGTTAAAACAAATTTCAAAAAAGATTAA